One window from the genome of Variovorax sp. PAMC26660 encodes:
- the recQ gene encoding DNA helicase RecQ, which translates to MSSLAPHPLDDAPGSAAPADILHEVFGYSQFRGAQQDIVDHVVAGGDALVLMPTGGGKSLCYQIPAIARQRAGHGVSVVVSPLIALMHDQVGALHEAGVNAAFLNSTLDWEQTQDVERRMLRGEITLLYAAPERVNTPRFLSQLDSLKERGKLSLFAIDEAHCVSQWGHDFRPEYRALTVLHERYAGVPRIALTATADDLTRADIVERLQLEEARQFVSSFDRPNIRYTIVEKKDATTQLLRFIEREHEGDAGVVYCQSRKRVEELAVTLRDAGINALPYHAGLDAAVRQKHQDRFLREEGVVMVATIAFGMGIDKPDVRFVGHIDMPKNIEGYYQETGRAGRDGGPADAWMTYGLNDVVNQRRMIDESPAGEEFKQVMRGKLDALLSLAEASDCRRVRLLGYFGEKSTPCGNCDNCLNPPQVWDGTDAARKLLSTIYRVQQLSGISFGAGHVMDILRGKSTEKVKQFGHERISTFGLGAEFSEVQLRGVLRQLIATGALAVDAEAFNTLKLTEGSRAVLKGEAAVTLRESVSSPTERKSRREKVAKGAPSPAAAKLDDVGKKRFEALKAWRAEVAKEHNLPAYVIFHDATLASIAERAPATLEDLQGISGIGTKKLEAYGTEVLRVCEAF; encoded by the coding sequence GTGTCCTCTCTTGCCCCCCATCCCCTCGACGACGCCCCCGGCAGCGCAGCACCCGCCGACATCCTTCACGAAGTCTTCGGCTACTCGCAGTTCCGGGGTGCCCAGCAGGACATCGTCGACCACGTGGTGGCAGGCGGCGACGCGCTGGTGCTGATGCCCACGGGCGGCGGCAAGTCGCTGTGCTACCAGATCCCGGCCATCGCGCGGCAGCGCGCGGGGCATGGCGTGTCGGTGGTGGTGTCGCCGCTGATCGCGCTGATGCACGATCAGGTGGGCGCGCTGCACGAAGCCGGCGTGAACGCCGCTTTCTTGAATTCCACGCTCGACTGGGAACAGACCCAGGACGTGGAGCGCCGCATGCTGCGCGGCGAGATCACGCTGCTGTACGCGGCGCCCGAGCGCGTGAACACGCCGCGCTTTCTGTCGCAGCTCGATTCGCTGAAGGAGCGCGGCAAGCTGTCGCTGTTCGCGATCGACGAGGCGCATTGCGTGAGCCAGTGGGGCCACGACTTCCGCCCCGAGTACCGCGCGCTCACGGTGCTGCACGAGCGCTATGCGGGCGTGCCGCGCATCGCGCTCACGGCCACGGCCGACGACCTGACGCGCGCCGACATCGTCGAGCGGCTGCAGCTCGAAGAGGCGCGCCAGTTCGTCTCCAGCTTCGACCGGCCGAACATCCGCTACACCATCGTCGAGAAGAAGGACGCCACCACGCAGTTGCTGCGCTTCATCGAGCGCGAGCACGAAGGCGATGCGGGCGTGGTCTATTGCCAGTCGCGCAAGCGCGTGGAAGAGCTGGCGGTGACGCTGCGCGACGCGGGCATCAACGCGCTGCCGTACCACGCGGGGCTCGATGCAGCCGTGCGCCAGAAGCACCAGGACCGCTTCCTGCGCGAAGAAGGCGTGGTGATGGTCGCGACCATCGCTTTCGGCATGGGCATCGACAAGCCCGACGTGCGTTTCGTCGGCCACATCGACATGCCGAAGAACATCGAGGGCTACTACCAGGAAACCGGTCGCGCGGGCCGCGACGGCGGCCCCGCCGACGCCTGGATGACCTACGGCCTGAACGACGTGGTGAACCAGCGCCGCATGATCGACGAGAGCCCAGCCGGCGAAGAGTTCAAGCAGGTGATGCGCGGCAAGCTCGATGCGCTGCTCTCGCTCGCCGAGGCGAGCGACTGCCGGCGCGTGCGCCTGCTGGGCTACTTCGGCGAAAAGAGCACGCCTTGCGGCAACTGCGACAACTGCCTGAACCCGCCGCAGGTGTGGGACGGCACCGATGCCGCGCGCAAGCTGCTCAGCACCATCTACCGCGTGCAGCAGCTCAGCGGCATCAGCTTCGGCGCGGGGCATGTCATGGACATCCTGCGCGGCAAGTCGACCGAGAAGGTCAAGCAGTTCGGCCACGAGCGCATCAGCACCTTCGGGCTGGGCGCGGAGTTCAGCGAAGTGCAGTTGCGCGGCGTGCTGCGGCAACTGATCGCCACGGGCGCGCTGGCGGTGGATGCGGAAGCGTTCAACACGCTGAAGCTCACCGAAGGGTCGCGCGCGGTGCTCAAGGGCGAGGCGGCGGTGACGCTGCGCGAGTCGGTCTCGTCACCGACGGAGCGCAAGTCCCGGCGCGAGAAAGTCGCCAAGGGCGCGCCTTCGCCGGCGGCGGCCAAGCTGGACGACGTCGGCAAAAAGCGCTTCGAGGCGCTCAAGGCCTGGCGCGCCGAGGTCGCGAAAGAGCACAACCTGCCGGCTTACGTGATCTTCCACGACGCGACGCTGGCCTCGATTGCCGAGCGCGCACCCGCCACGCTCGAAGACCTGCAGGGCATCAGCGGCATCGGCACCAAGAAGCTCGAGGCTTACGGCACCGAAGTGCTGCGGGTCTGCGAGGCGTTCTAG
- a CDS encoding ABC transporter permease produces MQASSSKAMPQMAPRAASASAASSTPVAPVRRRAFAPLEPIGARARVLLGLGFFVVFVLVWSLATLGGFVSPTFLASPPTMVKEGWLLFTEYGFIGDIGMTVWRVFGGFLLAAVFAVPLGIAMGTWKTVEAFFEPFVSFCRYLPASAFIPLLILWAGLGEMQKLLVIFIGSFFQIVLMVAVTVGGARRDLVEAAYTLGANSRGIVARVLIPGAAPGIAETLRLVLGWAWTYVIVAELIGSSSGIGHMITDSQALLNTGQIIFGIIVIGVIGLLSDFAFKAMNRRLFAWAAL; encoded by the coding sequence ATGCAAGCTTCGTCAAGTAAGGCGATGCCGCAGATGGCGCCCCGTGCGGCATCTGCGTCTGCCGCCTCATCAACACCCGTGGCCCCCGTGCGGCGCCGCGCGTTCGCGCCGCTCGAACCCATCGGCGCGCGTGCCCGCGTGCTGCTGGGGCTCGGCTTCTTCGTCGTGTTCGTGCTGGTGTGGTCGCTCGCCACGCTCGGCGGCTTCGTGTCGCCGACCTTCCTGGCGAGCCCGCCGACCATGGTCAAGGAGGGCTGGCTGCTCTTCACCGAGTACGGCTTCATCGGCGACATCGGCATGACCGTGTGGCGTGTGTTCGGCGGCTTCCTGCTGGCGGCCGTGTTCGCGGTGCCGCTGGGCATCGCGATGGGCACCTGGAAGACCGTCGAGGCCTTCTTCGAGCCTTTTGTCTCGTTCTGCCGCTACCTGCCGGCCTCGGCCTTCATTCCGCTGCTCATCCTGTGGGCGGGCCTGGGCGAAATGCAGAAGCTGCTGGTGATCTTCATCGGCTCCTTCTTCCAGATCGTGCTGATGGTGGCCGTCACCGTGGGCGGTGCGCGCCGCGACCTCGTCGAAGCGGCCTACACGCTGGGCGCCAACAGCCGCGGCATCGTGGCGCGGGTGCTCATTCCGGGCGCCGCACCGGGCATCGCCGAAACGCTGCGCCTCGTGCTCGGTTGGGCGTGGACGTATGTGATCGTGGCCGAGCTGATCGGCTCGTCGTCGGGCATCGGCCACATGATCACCGACAGCCAGGCGTTGCTGAACACCGGGCAGATCATCTTCGGGATCATCGTGATCGGCGTCATCGGCTTGCTGTCCGACTTCGCTTTCAAGGCAATGAATCGCCGTCTGTTTGCATGGGCCGCACTGTGA
- a CDS encoding ATP-binding protein translates to MVKRAGVDVVAAAVRGQALPSPGLKEAPVLELMCSHFVLTLAAKQGPRFNVRRDINGLLSLTGRHLVWPAAVLQRLREFLGRRCAGNEAWKGVENFDGRTLLERHGVWRGPYEEGTLFFYLDEYAKDQPKDLLSVLAVTRDWLTHALRKQSTLVEKNIDALAGLLQLNKAERALLLYGTLARYQRDLRSLLVEFKVNNAPEAYAAIADIAGVNASEVGEALRAGSRLERIGLVENLISEHNITDLADLMKVSEKLPPVLMREYRDQNELMAVFTRPSAKSALTPHDFSFVEEDAQMLVTLLRAAVARKEPGVNVLLYGPPGTGKTELAKVVAQAAGLELFEVEYADRDGNSLSGRDRYRSLQIAQVFLKGSAQAALLFDEVEDVFPPISTEAAQFMARAEQIPAPTSGSVSGKAWVNQILEANPVPTLWVTNRIEQIDPAFRRRFAYHLELKSPPPGAREQLVKKTLEGVVVSEAFTAKLAGRKGLTPAQIRTAVRFAGLARTDDASMEGLIERQLRNADLALGTLDTGRGERRSVTTYDLDMLHVETRFEIPRIVEALKARGHGTLCFYGAPGTGKTALAEHIAKAVGRPLIVKQASDLMSKYVGETEQNMAAMFKDAENEKAVLLLDEADSFLQDRRGAQRTYEVTEVNEMLQGMERFNGVFICTTNLLERLDQAALRRFTFKIKFKPLTKEQRERMFVVEALAGDAALMTGTLQARLAQLPQLCPGDFAAVKRQTDILAVEFSAAEFLDQLEAEHRIKPEVRESRGMGFVQ, encoded by the coding sequence ATGGTCAAGCGTGCGGGTGTCGATGTGGTGGCTGCTGCGGTACGCGGGCAGGCATTGCCTTCGCCCGGTCTCAAGGAGGCGCCGGTGCTCGAGCTCATGTGCTCGCACTTCGTGCTCACGCTCGCCGCCAAGCAAGGGCCGCGCTTCAATGTGCGGCGCGATATCAACGGGCTGCTGTCGCTCACGGGCCGGCATCTGGTGTGGCCCGCCGCGGTGTTGCAGCGATTGCGCGAGTTCCTCGGCCGCCGCTGCGCAGGCAACGAAGCGTGGAAGGGCGTCGAGAATTTCGACGGACGCACGCTGCTCGAACGCCACGGTGTGTGGCGCGGTCCGTATGAGGAAGGCACGCTCTTCTTCTATCTCGACGAATACGCGAAGGACCAGCCCAAGGACCTGCTCTCGGTACTCGCCGTCACACGCGATTGGCTCACGCATGCACTGCGCAAGCAATCGACGCTGGTCGAGAAGAACATCGATGCGCTCGCGGGCCTGCTGCAGCTCAACAAGGCCGAGCGCGCGCTGCTGCTCTACGGCACGCTCGCGCGCTACCAGCGCGACCTGCGCTCGCTGCTGGTCGAGTTCAAGGTCAACAACGCGCCCGAGGCCTATGCCGCCATTGCCGACATCGCAGGCGTGAATGCCAGCGAAGTGGGTGAAGCCTTGCGCGCGGGCTCGCGGCTCGAACGCATTGGCCTGGTCGAAAACCTGATCTCCGAGCACAACATCACCGACCTTGCCGACCTCATGAAGGTCAGCGAGAAGCTGCCGCCGGTGCTGATGCGCGAGTACCGCGACCAGAACGAGCTGATGGCGGTGTTCACGCGGCCCTCGGCCAAGAGCGCGCTCACGCCGCACGACTTTTCTTTCGTAGAGGAAGATGCGCAGATGCTCGTCACGCTGCTGCGTGCCGCCGTCGCGCGCAAGGAGCCCGGCGTCAACGTGCTCCTCTACGGACCGCCTGGCACTGGCAAGACCGAACTCGCCAAGGTCGTCGCGCAGGCGGCCGGCCTTGAACTCTTCGAGGTCGAATACGCCGACCGCGACGGCAATTCGTTGAGCGGCCGCGACCGCTATCGCTCGCTGCAGATCGCGCAGGTGTTCCTCAAGGGCAGTGCGCAGGCCGCCTTGTTGTTCGATGAAGTCGAGGATGTGTTCCCACCCATCAGCACCGAGGCCGCGCAGTTCATGGCCCGCGCCGAGCAGATTCCCGCGCCCACCAGCGGCAGCGTGAGCGGCAAGGCCTGGGTCAACCAGATCCTCGAAGCCAACCCGGTGCCCACGCTGTGGGTCACCAACCGCATCGAGCAGATCGACCCGGCCTTCCGGCGCCGCTTCGCGTACCACCTCGAACTCAAGTCGCCGCCGCCCGGCGCGCGCGAGCAGCTCGTGAAGAAGACGCTCGAAGGCGTCGTCGTGTCCGAAGCCTTCACCGCCAAGCTGGCCGGACGCAAGGGCCTCACGCCCGCACAGATCCGCACGGCGGTGCGTTTCGCGGGGCTGGCTCGCACCGACGATGCCTCGATGGAAGGGCTGATCGAGCGGCAATTGCGCAATGCCGACCTCGCCCTGGGCACGCTCGACACCGGCCGCGGCGAGCGCCGCAGCGTCACCACCTACGACCTCGACATGCTGCATGTCGAAACGCGCTTCGAGATCCCGCGCATCGTCGAGGCGCTGAAGGCACGCGGGCACGGCACGTTGTGCTTCTATGGCGCGCCCGGCACCGGCAAGACCGCGCTGGCCGAACACATCGCCAAGGCCGTCGGCCGCCCGCTGATCGTCAAGCAGGCCAGCGACCTCATGAGCAAATACGTCGGCGAGACCGAGCAGAACATGGCCGCCATGTTCAAGGACGCCGAAAACGAAAAGGCCGTGCTGCTGCTCGACGAAGCCGACTCCTTCCTGCAGGACCGGCGCGGCGCGCAGCGCACCTACGAGGTCACCGAGGTCAACGAGATGCTGCAGGGCATGGAGCGCTTCAACGGCGTTTTCATATGCACCACCAACCTGCTCGAGCGGCTCGACCAGGCGGCGCTGCGGCGCTTCACCTTCAAGATCAAGTTCAAGCCGCTCACCAAGGAGCAGCGCGAGCGCATGTTCGTGGTCGAGGCGCTCGCGGGCGATGCCGCGCTCATGACCGGAACCCTGCAAGCGCGGCTGGCGCAATTGCCGCAGCTTTGCCCCGGAGATTTCGCCGCTGTGAAACGGCAGACCGATATCCTCGCGGTCGAATTCTCGGCCGCCGAATTTCTCGACCAGCTCGAAGCCGAGCATCGCATCAAGCCCGAAGTGCGCGAGTCGCGCGGCATGGGCTTCGTGCAGTAA
- a CDS encoding nucleoside hydrolase produces the protein MRKWIGTMFVVVIAVLAGCGGGGDGGGFGLGPGSGSGSGAPPAAVAQKILIDSDYNTMSDDGQLGVMAAQLQATGKVQVMGISVVSGNQWLKQGVADALMSVERLGVGNRIGIYSGANYALNHTYADVQAELAAGAGGDGYLGAWGGPEPKADVDLKPSPDGFATHTTLQRKSAVDFIVDTVKANPNEITILAIGPLTNIALAVKQNPEIVPLIKKIIYMGGAIDVAGNTTKAAEFNWWFDPDAAQFVVRLPIPQVVVPLDVTDTVFLTKTIYDRIAHPAKPTAVTDVFQKLNGYGFDGKNGFETNPNYTQNIWDTLTLAYLLDPTYATQTEDRYVDVVAKPGAPDNGRSIGYVSQPPGPALQKLTVVKKFDNARFFELYVDLLTRPVPVVLPATN, from the coding sequence ATGCGCAAATGGATCGGGACGATGTTCGTCGTCGTCATCGCGGTGCTGGCCGGTTGTGGGGGCGGAGGCGATGGTGGTGGTTTTGGCTTGGGTCCCGGTTCTGGCTCGGGCTCTGGTGCCCCCCCGGCCGCTGTCGCGCAGAAGATCCTCATCGACAGCGACTACAACACCATGAGCGACGACGGCCAGCTTGGCGTCATGGCCGCGCAGCTGCAGGCCACGGGCAAGGTCCAGGTCATGGGCATCAGCGTGGTCTCGGGCAACCAGTGGCTCAAGCAGGGCGTGGCCGATGCGCTGATGTCGGTCGAACGGCTCGGCGTGGGCAACCGCATCGGCATCTATTCGGGCGCGAACTACGCGCTCAACCACACCTATGCCGACGTCCAGGCCGAACTGGCCGCGGGCGCGGGTGGTGACGGCTACCTGGGCGCCTGGGGCGGCCCCGAGCCCAAGGCCGACGTCGACCTCAAGCCCTCGCCCGATGGTTTCGCCACCCACACCACGCTGCAGCGCAAGAGCGCGGTCGACTTCATCGTCGACACCGTGAAGGCCAATCCGAACGAAATCACCATCCTCGCCATCGGTCCGCTCACCAACATCGCGCTGGCCGTGAAGCAGAACCCCGAGATCGTGCCGTTGATCAAGAAGATCATCTACATGGGCGGCGCCATCGACGTGGCAGGCAACACCACCAAGGCCGCCGAGTTCAACTGGTGGTTCGACCCCGACGCCGCGCAGTTCGTGGTGCGCCTGCCCATCCCGCAGGTGGTGGTGCCGCTGGACGTGACCGACACCGTGTTCCTGACCAAGACGATCTACGACCGCATCGCACACCCGGCCAAGCCCACCGCCGTGACCGATGTGTTCCAGAAGCTCAACGGCTACGGCTTCGACGGCAAGAACGGCTTCGAGACCAACCCCAACTACACCCAGAACATCTGGGACACGCTGACCCTGGCCTACCTGCTCGATCCGACCTACGCCACCCAGACGGAAGACCGCTATGTCGACGTGGTGGCCAAGCCCGGCGCGCCCGACAACGGCCGCTCCATCGGCTATGTCTCGCAGCCGCCCGGCCCGGCGCTGCAGAAGCTGACGGTGGTGAAGAAGTTCGACAACGCGCGTTTCTTCGAGCTGTATGTCGACCTGCTCACGCGCCCGGTGCCCGTCGTGCTGCCGGCCACGAACTGA
- a CDS encoding S41 family peptidase: MGIRKIDLRQLPRPGAWAAAATLAVASLLASCGGGGGGGGGGVPLGLLPGGGTPPPAGGDTGIVPSSSVAGLCAAPRNGTNPDTGAGYPDRLGSLDKEKSWVRGWIDETYLWYGEVPTTLKAADYATPVDWFNVLKTTATTASGKAKDRFHFIYDTEVYRQLSQGGVSVSYGAEFVSIATKPPRELRVVLVQPGSPADLAGLKRGARLLTVDGVDFVNATGAANAATINGALSPKAVGESHTFTFQLGSAPAVSYSLAATNVTSKPVQNVTVLDGGGGKHVGYMLFNDHITTAEQQLIDAVNTFNASPGGIQDLVLDMRYNGGGQLAIASRLAYMIAGPSATAGKTFEQLTFNDKNPFRFSLAQSQMPFYSTSSRTSTALPTLGLSRVTVLTSPSTCSASESVINSLRGVGVTVNLVGGTTCGKPYGFYPQDNCGTTYFAIQVKGVNQLGFGDYGDGFPPTCAVSGDDYDHQLGDPNEARLAAALALRSAGTCPAPVAKAMAQGLGKAQPAEAETPFLIDQSPLRRNRLLEALPNPG, from the coding sequence ATGGGCATTCGCAAGATAGACCTGCGGCAGTTGCCGCGTCCTGGGGCGTGGGCTGCGGCCGCCACGCTGGCCGTGGCCAGCCTGCTGGCGAGTTGTGGAGGCGGCGGAGGTGGGGGCGGCGGTGGCGTGCCGCTCGGCCTGCTCCCCGGCGGCGGCACCCCGCCGCCCGCCGGCGGCGATACCGGTATCGTTCCTTCGTCCTCGGTGGCCGGCTTGTGCGCCGCGCCGCGCAACGGCACCAACCCCGACACCGGCGCGGGCTACCCCGACCGCCTGGGCTCGCTCGACAAAGAAAAAAGCTGGGTGCGCGGCTGGATCGACGAAACCTACCTCTGGTACGGCGAGGTGCCGACCACCCTCAAAGCCGCCGACTACGCGACGCCGGTCGATTGGTTCAATGTGCTCAAGACGACGGCTACCACGGCGTCGGGCAAGGCCAAGGACCGCTTCCACTTCATCTACGACACCGAGGTGTACCGCCAGCTCTCGCAGGGCGGCGTGTCGGTCAGCTACGGCGCGGAGTTCGTGTCCATCGCCACCAAACCTCCGCGCGAACTGCGCGTTGTCCTCGTCCAGCCCGGGTCGCCCGCCGACCTCGCCGGGCTGAAACGCGGCGCCAGGCTGCTGACCGTCGACGGCGTCGATTTCGTCAACGCGACCGGCGCAGCCAACGCTGCCACGATCAATGGCGCGCTCTCGCCGAAGGCCGTGGGCGAGTCGCACACCTTCACGTTCCAGCTGGGCAGCGCGCCAGCTGTGTCCTATTCCCTGGCGGCCACCAATGTCACGAGCAAGCCGGTGCAGAACGTCACGGTTCTCGACGGGGGCGGCGGCAAACATGTGGGCTACATGCTGTTCAACGACCACATCACGACCGCCGAACAGCAGCTCATCGATGCGGTGAACACCTTCAACGCCAGCCCGGGTGGCATCCAGGATCTCGTGCTCGACATGCGCTACAACGGCGGCGGCCAGCTCGCCATCGCCAGCCGGCTGGCCTACATGATCGCCGGGCCATCGGCCACGGCGGGCAAGACCTTCGAGCAACTGACCTTCAATGACAAGAACCCGTTCCGCTTCTCGCTGGCGCAGAGCCAGATGCCGTTCTACAGCACCAGCAGCCGCACCAGCACGGCCTTGCCCACGCTCGGCCTGTCGCGGGTGACCGTGCTGACAAGCCCCAGCACCTGTTCGGCCAGCGAATCAGTCATCAACAGCCTGCGCGGCGTGGGTGTCACGGTCAACCTCGTCGGTGGCACCACCTGCGGCAAGCCCTACGGCTTCTATCCGCAGGACAACTGCGGCACCACCTACTTCGCGATCCAGGTCAAGGGCGTGAACCAGCTGGGCTTCGGCGACTACGGCGACGGCTTCCCGCCCACCTGTGCCGTGTCCGGCGACGACTACGACCACCAGCTCGGCGACCCGAACGAAGCCCGGCTGGCCGCGGCTCTCGCATTGCGCAGCGCAGGCACCTGCCCTGCGCCGGTGGCCAAGGCGATGGCGCAAGGCCTTGGGAAGGCCCAGCCTGCCGAGGCCGAGACGCCCTTCCTGATCGACCAATCGCCGTTGCGCCGCAACCGCCTGCTCGAAGCCTTGCCCAACCCGGGCTGA
- a CDS encoding threonine ammonia-lyase: protein MVGIEEIQRAAVRLQGQVLNTPCVESRTLSEIVGAQVFLKFENLQFTSSFKERGACNKLVDLSQNGTRGVIAMSAGNHAQGVAYHAQRLGLRALIVMPRFTPSVKIERTRGFGAEVVLHGDTLDAARAHALELAQREGLTFVHPYDDEAIIAGQGTVALEMLDAVPDLDTLVVAVGGGGLIAGMAVAARERRPGIEIVGVQTTRFPAMVNAIKGTHHVQGKSTIAEGIAVGTPGVLTQEIIASKVDDLLLVDEGDIEQGVLMLLEIEKTLVEGAGAAGLAALIRHPERFKGKRVGLVLSGGNIDPLLLAAIIERGMVRAGRLARVRVSARDVPGSLAEITATVAEAGANVDEVHHQRAFTMLAAQNVDIELVLQTRGRAHLASVLAALKDAGFEAEEQH, encoded by the coding sequence ATGGTCGGAATCGAAGAAATCCAGCGCGCTGCGGTGCGCCTGCAAGGTCAGGTACTCAATACGCCCTGCGTCGAGTCACGCACGCTGTCGGAAATCGTCGGCGCCCAGGTGTTCCTGAAGTTCGAGAACCTGCAGTTCACATCCTCGTTCAAGGAGCGTGGTGCGTGCAACAAGCTGGTCGATCTTTCTCAGAACGGTACACGCGGCGTGATCGCCATGTCGGCCGGCAACCATGCGCAGGGTGTGGCCTATCACGCGCAGCGGCTGGGCCTGCGCGCGCTGATCGTGATGCCGCGCTTCACGCCCAGCGTGAAGATCGAGCGCACGCGCGGTTTCGGCGCAGAGGTGGTGCTGCATGGCGACACGCTCGACGCGGCGCGCGCGCATGCGCTGGAGCTGGCGCAGCGCGAGGGGCTGACCTTCGTGCATCCCTATGACGACGAGGCCATCATTGCGGGGCAAGGCACGGTGGCGCTCGAAATGCTCGATGCGGTGCCCGACCTCGACACGCTGGTGGTGGCGGTCGGTGGCGGCGGGCTGATCGCGGGCATGGCGGTCGCGGCGCGCGAGCGCAGGCCGGGCATCGAGATCGTCGGGGTGCAGACCACGCGCTTTCCGGCCATGGTCAACGCCATCAAGGGCACGCACCATGTGCAGGGCAAAAGCACCATCGCCGAAGGTATTGCCGTGGGCACGCCTGGCGTGCTGACGCAGGAAATCATCGCCAGCAAGGTCGACGACCTGCTGCTGGTGGACGAAGGTGATATCGAGCAGGGCGTGCTCATGCTGCTCGAAATCGAGAAAACGCTGGTTGAAGGCGCCGGCGCGGCGGGCCTGGCGGCGCTGATCCGGCACCCGGAACGCTTCAAGGGCAAGCGCGTCGGGCTGGTTCTGTCGGGTGGCAACATCGATCCGCTGCTGCTCGCGGCCATCATCGAGCGCGGCATGGTGCGGGCGGGCCGGCTGGCGCGGGTGCGCGTGAGTGCGCGCGACGTGCCTGGCTCGCTGGCCGAGATCACGGCCACTGTCGCCGAAGCAGGCGCTAACGTCGACGAGGTTCATCACCAGCGCGCCTTCACCATGCTGGCGGCACAGAACGTCGACATCGAGCTGGTGCTGCAGACCCGCGGACGGGCTCACTTGGCCAGCGTGCTGGCGGCACTGAAGGACGCCGGCTTCGAGGCCGAAGAACAACATTGA
- a CDS encoding ABC transporter substrate-binding protein → MVKTVVVKVASLLAAGACAAGMAGTAAAQETKISLGMSGWTGFAPLSLADKAGIFKKNGLDVELKMIPQKDRHLALASGAIQCAATTVETHVAWNANGVPIVQIFQMDKSYGADGLAVRNDVKTFADLKGKSIGVSAPGTAPYFGLAWMLSKNGMTLKDVKVVSLEPQPAAQAFVAGQNDAAMTYEPYLSTVRANPAAGKILATTLDYPMVMDTVGCAPTWLKANAKAAAALTKSYFDALDLIKADPAKANELMGSAVKQSGEQFAKSSAYLRWQDKAANQKFFAGEITTFMKEAATILLEAGVIRKAPEDYAVTFDASFVK, encoded by the coding sequence ATGGTCAAGACGGTAGTTGTGAAAGTCGCTTCGCTGCTGGCAGCAGGTGCATGTGCAGCGGGCATGGCCGGAACGGCCGCCGCCCAGGAAACGAAGATTTCGCTCGGCATGTCCGGCTGGACCGGCTTCGCGCCGCTCTCGCTGGCCGACAAGGCCGGCATCTTCAAGAAGAACGGCCTGGACGTCGAACTCAAGATGATTCCGCAGAAAGACCGCCACCTGGCCCTGGCCTCCGGCGCGATCCAGTGCGCGGCCACCACGGTCGAGACGCACGTGGCCTGGAACGCCAACGGCGTGCCCATCGTGCAGATCTTCCAGATGGACAAGTCCTACGGCGCCGACGGCCTCGCGGTGCGCAACGACGTCAAGACCTTCGCCGACCTCAAGGGCAAGAGCATCGGCGTGAGCGCTCCCGGCACCGCGCCGTACTTCGGCCTGGCCTGGATGCTCAGCAAGAACGGCATGACGCTGAAAGACGTGAAGGTGGTCTCGCTCGAACCGCAACCCGCCGCGCAGGCTTTCGTGGCCGGCCAGAACGACGCCGCTATGACCTACGAGCCGTACCTCTCGACCGTGCGCGCCAACCCCGCCGCCGGCAAGATCCTGGCCACAACGCTCGACTACCCGATGGTGATGGACACCGTCGGCTGCGCGCCCACCTGGCTCAAGGCCAACGCCAAGGCCGCCGCCGCGCTCACCAAGTCGTACTTCGACGCGCTCGACCTGATCAAGGCCGACCCGGCCAAGGCCAACGAACTCATGGGCTCGGCCGTCAAGCAAAGCGGCGAGCAGTTCGCCAAGTCGTCGGCCTACCTGCGCTGGCAGGACAAGGCCGCCAACCAGAAATTCTTTGCGGGCGAGATCACCACTTTCATGAAGGAAGCCGCAACGATCCTGCTGGAAGCCGGCGTGATCCGCAAGGCGCCTGAAGACTACGCCGTGACCTTCGATGCAAGCTTCGTCAAGTAA
- a CDS encoding ABC transporter ATP-binding protein has product MGRTVKNQLSIQGVSRVFTGNRGQSTQALLPIDFEVRENDFVTILGPSGCGKSTLLRIVAGLDFPTTGQVMLDGERIDGPGADRGVVFQSYTLFPWLTVAQNIRFGLRERGMSEADQKERSEFFIAKVGLRGFEHHFPKQLSGGMQQRTAIARALANDPKMLLLDEPFGALDNQTRVLMQELLLGIWESAQKTVLFVTHDIDEAIFMANRVAVFSARPGRIKTEIAVDFPHPRSYTIKTSPEFMEIKARLTEEIRAESMAAAEH; this is encoded by the coding sequence ATGGGCCGCACTGTGAAGAACCAACTCTCCATCCAGGGCGTCTCGCGCGTCTTCACCGGCAACAGGGGCCAGAGCACGCAGGCGCTGCTGCCCATCGACTTCGAGGTGCGCGAGAACGACTTCGTCACCATCCTCGGCCCCTCGGGCTGCGGCAAGTCGACGTTGTTGCGCATCGTGGCGGGGCTCGACTTTCCGACCACCGGCCAGGTGATGCTCGACGGCGAGCGCATCGACGGCCCCGGCGCCGATCGCGGCGTGGTGTTCCAGAGCTACACGCTCTTTCCGTGGCTCACCGTGGCGCAGAACATCCGCTTCGGCCTGCGCGAGCGCGGCATGAGCGAAGCCGACCAGAAGGAGCGCAGCGAGTTCTTCATCGCCAAGGTCGGCCTGCGCGGCTTCGAGCATCACTTTCCGAAGCAGCTCTCGGGCGGCATGCAGCAGCGCACGGCCATTGCACGCGCGCTCGCCAACGACCCCAAGATGCTGCTGCTGGACGAGCCGTTCGGCGCACTCGACAACCAGACCCGCGTGCTGATGCAGGAGCTGCTGCTGGGCATCTGGGAGTCGGCGCAGAAGACGGTGTTGTTCGTCACGCACGACATCGACGAAGCGATCTTCATGGCCAACCGCGTGGCGGTGTTCAGCGCGCGGCCGGGCCGCATCAAGACAGAGATCGCGGTCGACTTTCCGCATCCGCGCAGCTACACGATCAAGACCTCGCCGGAGTTCATGGAGATCAAGGCGCGGCTGACTGAAGAGATTCGCGCGGAGTCGATGGCTGCTGCGGAGCACTAG